The following proteins are encoded in a genomic region of Peromyscus maniculatus bairdii isolate BWxNUB_F1_BW_parent chromosome 12, HU_Pman_BW_mat_3.1, whole genome shotgun sequence:
- the Col8a1 gene encoding collagen alpha-1(VIII) chain produces MAVPPRPLQLLGVLLAISLSSFRLTQAGAYYGIKPLPPQIPPQIPPQIPQYQPLGQQVPHMPLGKDGLSMGKEMPHMQYGKEYPHLPQYMKEIQPVPRMGKEVVPKKGKGEIPLASLRGEQGPRGEPGPRGPPGPPGLPGHGMPGIKGKPGPQGYPGIGKPGMPGMPGKPGAMGMPGAKGEIGPKGEIGPMGIPGPQGPPGPHGLPGIGKPGGPGLPGQPGAKGERGPKGPPGPPGLQGPKGEKGFGMPGLPGLKGPPGMHGPPGPVGLPGVGKPGVTGFPGPQGPLGKPGPPGEPGPQGLIGVPGVQGPPGMPGVGKPGQDGIPGQPGFPGGKGEQGLPGLPGPPGLPGVGKPGFPGPKGDRGIGGVPGALGPRGEKGPVGAPGMGGPPGEPGLPGIPGPMGPPGAIGFPGPKGEGGVVGPQGPPGPKGEPGLQGFPGKPGFLGEVGPPGMRGLPGPIGPKGEAGHKGLPGLPGVPGLLGPKGEPGIPGDQGLQGPPGIPGIVGPSGPIGPPGIPGPKGEPGLPGPPGFPGVGKPGVAGLHGPPGKPGALGPQGQPGLPGPPGPPGPPGPPAVMPPTPPPQGEYLPDMGLGIDGVKPPHAYAGKKGKNGGPAYEMPAFTAELTAPFPPVGAPVKFDKLLYNGRQNYNPQTGIFTCEVPGVYYFAYHVHCKGGNVWVALFKNNEPMMYTYDEYKKGFLDQASGSAVLLLRPGDQVFLQMPSEQAAGLYAGQYVHSSFSGYLLYPV; encoded by the exons ATGGCTGTGCCGCCCAGGCCTCTACAGCTGCTGGGAGTGCTGCTCGCCATTTCTCTGAGCTCCTTCAGGCTCACTCAGGCTGGTGCCTATTATGGAATCAAGCCGCTGCCACCTCAAATTCCTCCTCAGATACCACCGCAGATTCCACAATACCAGCCCCTAGGCCAGCAAGTACCTCACATGCCTTTGGGCAAAGATGGCCTTTCCATGGGCAAGGAGATGCCTCACATGCAGTATGGCAAGGAGTACCCACACCTACCCCAGTATATGAAGGAGATCCAACCTGTGCCAAGAATGGGCAAGGAGGTGGTACCCAAGAAAGGCAAAG GAGAAATACCTTTAGCCAGTTTGCGAGGAGAACAAGGTCCCCGTGGAGAACCCGGACCAAGAGGACCACCTGGGCCACCAGGCTTGCCAGGTCATGGAATGCCTGGAATCAAAGGAAAACCAGGGCCGCAGGGATATCCAGGGATTGGGAAGCCGGGTATGCCTGGAATGCCCGGGAAGCCAGGAGCCATGGGAATGCCTGGAGCAAAAGGCGAAATTGGACCCAAAGGTGAAATCGGTCCTATGGGAATCCCAGGACCACAAGGACCTCCAGGACCTCATGGACTTCCTGGCATCGGGAAACCGGGTGGGCCAGGGTTACCAGGGCAACCAGGAGCAAAAGGTGAGAGAGGGCCCAAAGGACCACCAGGACCTCCTGGTCTTCAGGGTCCCAAAGGAGAGAAGGGCTTCGGGATGCCAGGCTTGCCAGGTCTGAAGGGTCCTCCAGGTATGCATGGCCCTCCTGGCCCAGTTGGGCTGCCAGGAGTAGGAAAACCAGGAGTGACAGGCTTCCCTGGACCCCAGGGTCCCCTGGGGAAGCCAGGCCCTCCAGGGGAACCTGGACCACAAGGTCTTATTGGTGTACCGGGAGTTCAAGGACCTCCTGGGATGCCTGGAGTTGGAAAGCCCGGTCAGGATGGGATCCCTGGCCAGCCAGGATTTCCAGGTGGTAAAGGGGAACAAGGACTGCCAGGGTTGCCTGGACCCCCAGGCCTCCCAGGGGTCGGAAAGCCAGGATTCCCAGGACCCAAAGGGGACCGGGGCATTGGGGGTGTTCCTGGAGCTCTTGGGCCAAGAGGGGAAAAAGGACCAGTAGGTGCTCCTGGAATGGGGGGTCCCCCTGGAGAGCCTGGCCTACCTGGAATCCCAGGTCCCATGGGTCCTCCGGGTGCTATTGGTTTCCCTGGACCCAAAGGAGAAGGTGGGGTTGTAGGACCACAGGGTCCACCAGGTCCCAAGGGTGAGCCAGGCCTCCAAGGCTTCCCTGGGAAGCCGGGTTTTCTTGGTGAAGTAGGTCCCCCTGGCATGAGGGGTTTGCCTGGTCCTATAGGACCCAAGGGGGAAGCTGGTCACAAAGGGTTGCCAGGGCTTCCTGGAGTTCCAGGGCTGCTTGGACCCAAGGGAGAACCAGGCATACCTGGAGATCAGGGTCTACAGGGGCCCCCAGGGATCCCAGGGATTGTAGGACCAAGTGGCCCTATTGGACCACCTGGGATTCCGGGCCCCAAAGGAGAACCAGGCCTCCCAGGGCCTCCTGGATTTCCCGGTGTAGGGAAACCAGGAGTAGCAGGACTTCATGGTCCCCCGGGGAAACCTGGTGCCCTTGGgcctcaaggccaacctggccttcCTGGGCCCCCAGGCCCTCCAGGGCCCCCAGGGCCCCCAGCTGTGATGCCCCCTACCCCACCACCCCAGGGAGAATATCTGCCAGATATGGGACTAGGAATTGATGGAGTGAAACCTCCACATGCCTATGCGGGCAAGAAGGGCAAGAACGGGGGCCCAGCTTATGAGATGCCTGCGTTTACTGCAGAGCTGACTGCACCTTTCCCACCAGTGGGGGCCCCAGTGAAGTTTGACAAGCTTCTGTACAATGGCAGACAGAACTACAACCCGCAGACGGGCATCTTCACCTGTGAAGTCCCGGGTGTCTACTACTTTGCTTACCACGTTCACTGCAAGGGAGGCAACGTGTGGGTTGCTCTCTTCAAGAACAACGAGCCCATGATGTACACATATGACGAGTACAAGAAGGGCTTTCTGGACCAGGCATCTGGGAGTGCAGTCCTGCTGCTCCGGCCCGGAGACCAGGTGTTCCTCCAAATGCCCTCAGAACAGGCTGCCGGACTCTACGCCGGGCAATATGTCCACTCCTCCTTTTCAGGATATTTATTGTATCCcgtgtaa